AATTGTAATTCAACTATGAGGTCATTGTAAAACCAATACACGCTTGTCGCTACCTAGTGATTGTGTGAGCTTGTCAGTAATGTCTCTAAACATGTTAAATAAGGTATGAGATTAAATTCTACCAACAATCAGTAGTACATTAGAAGTATTAGTGTGCTCTATGGCCCTGTTTGGTTTTGAGCTGTTAGCTGATTTGACTAGCTGTTAGCGGTTAGTTGTTTGTATTAGCTGGTTTAATTAGTTGTCGAATTAGCTGCTTGTGTGCAAGTGTTAGGTAAATTAGCTGATAGCTATTagctgtttaatatgtaaattGACCATTAAAGACATTGACATActtgtttttttattattagacAAATAATTTATTGTGTTAattattttctctttattttttgaataaacattgaataaataataaatattatttttaaaaaatattcttaatttacattttttaataatatattatttacaaataataaatattactaATGATATTACAAACATGACTGTAATAACTTTCAATTGcttcaaagtactaatataaaatttattacaataAAAAAAACGACTTTAGTAAATAGGGTGAAGTGAAGAAGGAAGAGTGAGTAATGTTTTTAAGAGAAAAATACTGTAGACTACCAGGGCCGGCTCCGGCGATTTGGTGGCCCTGTGCTGAGCTTATCACTAAAGTTCATAAGAGGCCCCTCTTTACATTCAATAACAAACTGTCCATTGCTTGCAAGAATTGTCAAATTTCCCGTCTTGAAACATATTTAATATATGAAAATTTATTCTTTGAACAACTTTTAGGTGGTTTTTTTGTTGAGAAAATGAATTAAATGGGTGATAAATAGATGAACAATATTAATTCAAATTCATATACTCCATGCTTCAATTTGCAATTAAACTGAACATATTACCAaggaacaacaatcaaatcgGTATAATTAAACCCAAAATCTTCAATAAATCCTACCTAATTGACCAAATTCCACCGAGTTCATTTCTCCTCCGAATTCcaaatcaatcaaattaaacCCAAAATCTTCAATAAACCCGACCTAATTGACCAAATTCCACTGAGTTGATTTCACCTCGGAGTTCCAAATCCATCAAAATACATCGCCTTGACCCAAACTGCACTAATTTTCTCGAAAGAACTACCTGATTTCAAAACCCTAACCAAAAATTGAAATCGAAGAATTACAATTaagcacaacaacaacaataacaacaaaaatcaaatcTTGAGGTTTTAGCATAAGAAAATTACCTGGTAGAGAAAGGCTTGaatggaagagagagaaagtgagaggcAAAGGAGCAAGAAGAGGAGTCGTTGAGTCGTGGAGTAGCTGATATAATTAAGGGAAATTATTGACTAATATTTGGAAATCACCATGGAAAttgggaaggagagagaatttgaAAAGTTGTGATTGTTGGGTTTGCATCTCTGTTTGTTTCCTATCACGACCTCACGGGGAAGGGAAAGAGAAAAGGTTTTTTTTCCTTCATTTTAGTCCAGCAACAGGTTTAATATTTTTGGGCCCCCAAAATTTTTGGGCCTTGTGCTGGAGATCCGACCGGACCTCCCAATGGCCGGGCCTGTAGACTACTAAGGTTGATTAGTGGTTGTAATTATAGGGAATAGTAGGACAAAAtattcattttcattttctttctcaaacctctaattgcaaaagctcctatattgagcttttttaaaattaactttttcaccccaaaactctcttccaaaACTCTTATAACCAAACACTTTCAATTAGCTTTTTTTAAAGGCAAAACCTCTAATTTTCTTCAAAAAGCTCTTTTTCTCTCAAACCTCTCATAACCAAACACCCCTATAACTTTTAATTAGACCGGTCAACATAATTTAAGTTTTCTAGTTAACTTTTATGAAGTTTGGAGTCAAAAAATATTGTTCAAACGCATGTCGTGGCATAGAAGCATTTCGCATTTGCAttatcaatacctagtatttaaaaaggaagacCATTGATTAtcagatgacatgtgtcattccatTTTTCCTCCATTACtttgttttttttcaattttttcttttgtgGTTTGTTTTCCAAGTTATTTTACAGCTGTAACACCCCAATTCATCTTCCTCAAAATCAAttcaacatttaattcatataacTTCTTTCACTCCATCTCCCTCTTTAACACTCGATATTTAATCCACCATCTAATATGTATATTTTTTCAATTTCCAACCCACTAAAATCACAATACCTCACCAAAATTAGCATTTTAAAAGACCGTTTAACAACCACTATATAATTACCCGTTCATTAAACGGGCTCAGAAGCTAGTTTCATAAAAACTAAGTCAAAATAAAGACATTAATCTTACACGATGTCATTAAATTGCACGTCTCACACAAGTTGAAGTGTCCAGTTGCTACATTTTCCCATCTAAAAACATACTTGTACGGGCAATAGTGTATTAAAAAAGGTAAAAAACATCTTCTAACTCAAATGAAGGTACAAACATTGGAGTAATATCTTTGCCAACTATTAACATTTACATTAGTATCAATTGCAATTGCAATTGCAATTGTACGTCATCTTATTACTGCTCAGAAGATGAGGACGAACTTTGGTAACATTGAGGGCAGGGAAAATGACCCTTAGCTCCACAATTAACACAAGAAATGGAACCCTCATTCGATTCGAATCGACCCGGAAATAAATCTTCCATTGGATTACTCAATCCAAATAAACCACCCGGTTTAACTGCCCCGGATCCTTTACATTTTTTGCAAGCTATCAGTTTTACATCCCCACATCGGTTGCACATTTTCAATGAACTGCAAATTAAAACAACAACGACTCAATATTAATCTCGCTAAAACAGAGACATAAAAAAAGTACTTCATCCTTCCCTGTTCAGCTATTACCAAATTACACTATTAAGGCGACTATTAATTCGGACAAAAGGAGATGATAATTTAACAAATCAAAATTAGAAGTGTACCTTCTTTGGGAAGAGGAGATAAAGGAATCAACTTTAGGGGCGGCAATGGTGGCACAAAGGAGGAAGGTGCCTACACCAAGACCTGCTATTTCACTTGCTGTGATGTTTtccattctctctctctctctcttcaatggCTAAAATGCTAAGCAGATTTTATTTGGGTTGTCCATTATCCAATTTTATCCTATTATAACTgtgaaaatatgtattagtaTATTTGTTTAAGTACATTACTTGACAACAATGGCCCattagctcagttggttagagcgtGGTGCTAATAACGCCAAGGTCGCAGGTTCGACCCCTGCATGGGCCACGTTTTTTGATCTTTTATCCCTTCTGTGTATTTTaatacttaaaagttaaaaccCATTATAAATTGTTTACTTTTCAAATAGAATTCATCTCCATCAGGCATCAGCATCCTAGCCCCAACTTCAGAAATGTCATATGGCAAAATGGGTAATTTTGCCACTTCTCTTATATAAGTTCATTTCTAGAAATTCAACCTTATAAAAGGtgatttataataaattttccAAAGTTAAATAAGCTCTTATTAGGTTTTACAAATTCAATCAGGTTCTAggtataattattaatataagaAGTAAACCATAACTGTTATGAAATTAGGgagaaaaggagagagaggaagagagaaacgGACGGTTATAATCTTATTCCAATCAACATAATATGTACACATACGTACATTATATAGGATAACGATGTCATGGGTATAATGagcatccacaatacaatatatttataacattcccccttggatgtccattatctaaaataatacaatgaCCCTGTAATATATATGAGATGATgcatcattaaaaaccttactaAGAAAACCCTGTGGGATAAAAACTTAGTGAAAGAAAAAGAGTACAACACTCATCATAATACGCTTTGATGTTGCCTtgttaaaaaccttaccaggaaaatccaatgggacaaaaccatggttaagggaaaaagagtgcaacgcgtattttCTCCCCCTGATGAATACATCACTTGAGATCTTCTAGTTCAATGAATGTAGTACCATTGGAACTTTCCAAATATAGCAACATGAAGCTCCTTGGAAGTTGATTCTCCAcaatttgagttgaattttcaaACGTTCACTTGTATGCACTAGGTGAGTATTTATATCACCAGACTTTTGACAACAATAcctgaaataaatatattttcttgtacataATATTAGAAAATGTATCCTTAAATATTAGACATATATAAACCTTCTCCCGGAGGTCATAAATAGTAGTAATCATCAATGTTGATCAAAATTTCTCTAGTCATACGTTCATGAcaatacatgataaataataatatcactgTCTAACTTAGGGTATAATGTGatttatggttcttctggaccataaaataaaactcaatgtaaggacattacatactcttatcttataattttgaatcaactcatatttgtacaagaattcttccgtgaataaactaatatgtatatttcataaCTCTGaagtactcaaactactggttgagacgacatttcaaaaacactcttcaagagtttagataatatttgatcaatgttatgacattcatatgtaaaacttaaagggctagatgttaagaacatcatgtataagttcttcaggaactcttcttatttgcatgattaattaacatgctattaaatcaacattatatatatacttctttcGCAACTATTCGCCCATTGGATTAGGAAACTCCTCTTATAATATTCATAAAGTTGCAAATCTGTCATACTATTCTTTGGATGCATATTCATATACGACCTCATAATAGTTTGGAAACATGTAATATGAATTATAACTGGATAATTCTACATCATATCAtgataaaatattaaacaaactaaatgtatgatgaatgatgcatttacctattaactacacatgtatatgaatgtaagactcaaaatgcaaaacactatacagtgtggatatttcaaatccatatcttgttggacttcaggtccatgagctcatttgatcattataatgATGTCTACATCGAAATAGACATAAATTTACAATCCCCTATTCAatccattatttctcgcatataaattatatttcggttccatcatataccggtatcatcaaaattcttcaacatatactttgcatgctattcatcaatgatatctgaataattattcaataggtaccattcatcttttcacacgggccatctattatagttcagatatctataccacttcaagggtatttcatacactataatattagtgttttctttattttcaataatatcatcaactgcattatcttgtccttttcatataaataaatctatatctCATCATTATGTTGGAACCGTATACataatctacacttcaggtgcaaagATTTAAATAAATGTTGGCAAGATCATTATagtaacatcgagcactatgaccATTATACACATTCATGCATCTGAACATGTAACAATTTAACATAATtaagtcatagatatttatgtccaaacatactCTGAGGACATACAATTGGCAtttacacttactcatatggggatcgatatattatctttcaattttgccaacttattctagctcttctccccctaagttgggaaaatattttcatatggggcataaaatctttcaccaactaatatacacttttcagcttgtattttaataaatgtttaatacttccgttctcttctggagatcaaCATTAATCATGGGGAGTAGATGCACTGTGCAgttgtatttttcatattttctcatttcgtgctgacgtatgattgccccaatcaagagatatatgatacttaaatcaattacaaaacacttgtaaacttcttggtgatcttcaagtcacctactatCATTATGGTGAACTTCgggtcacttactatcatggtgaacttcaagtcacctatcatatcattatacaagttttcaaagtaattaatatctcttgtatttatattctcaatcgattcattataactatttgattgaaatacaactcaaacTCATCATTATGTCTTGTCTttgaatatatacaacatatgagggaATGTCAGcacataaatttttatttgacaagaattttcaaattctcatgaCGGGTGTTCTTAAACCCGGATGGCCTAAATTATCACATCATacgtatataatatcatataaaatatttcgtTCGATAACTGCTGGTTATCTTCCCTAAGTGATCACTTActttaattataaaatactataatttggacatgttgtgatgtgatataacgacacaaactggtgtctcATTTCTAATAGCAAGGCAATTTAACAAAACTTGTGGAAAGATAGCGTGTACTCTTCTGGAGTATACATTGTAAATGTGGTAcatatcaatttcaataaacatATACATCTTTCTTCATCTTCGGGATGATATCAATATCATAAGCTCATACTCGTATTCATAAAAGGAGTCATTGATTTATGAACAAAAACTAGtaccacatttaacatccatgtaTCATTTTAATCCATATACCACTATTTTTAAACTAAAAAGCTATCTCCCACTGAtctttatatatattatattcTTAACTATTGTGAGAAATATTGTTTTCCCCACTAAATACATCTCTTCATAATTATTCTCATTGATGTATGAGGGGGcattcataaactttaataatCAATTATTTTCTTCAGGAGTGGTGATCAAGAAATCAACCATGATCAAATGGTTCCAAAATCAATTTCTCCAAAAATATAAACAAGATTTATCATAATATAACCACCCAAAATAATATAATGTCTAAAttatataaaaacataaaattacAATACAACCATAAGGTTCACAACATAAAAACACAATTAGCGTAGGTAAACTATTGGAGTTTCATACTTAGAATTCAAGTGGCGGACTATTTTCCTTTTCAAGGATAATAGCAGACTAGTGACGCATGATCACAAGAATTCACGATgaacaactaaaaaaaataaaaaatcaaaactatgacaaaattaaaaatagaaaCCGCAAATTATAAGAACAACATCTTAAATCTTGTTACAAAGcatgtgaacacaatttcaagtgcaaaataaaaacataaagtAACTATGTCTTTAATTAACATATTACTCGCAGTTTATAAAGCAATCAAAAGCAATCAAATCACGCTAACATGAAAGCAATTATAATAACATTGATATATGAAAGCAATTATAACAAAATATATCAAGAAATAAAACCATTGTTATTGCCACATAGAAGATTAGCGGTTACTAAAGTTATATTGCCACACATCAAATCATGCTAGTGCGTTAACATACAATCCGATTTGTTTACGTACATCGGTTTTCTGTCAATCAAATGCATGATCGGTTTTGTGCAGTAATACGTACGAACAAATTATCATAAAATTATTAACCTTACCAAAATCACGTGTATATAATAAACAATATAATGTGTGATCAAAGAACTTGTTTAAAAGAAAATCATGAAAGTAAAGACGAGTAAATACcaaataaatattaattaatacggAGTGATATGGAGTGATACTAACCGATAATGATGATTCAATTGAGGTTTCATTTGATTTCCATCAACGATTAACaatggtgctgataacgtgttatgaaattagggagaaaaggagagagaggaagagagaaacgGGCGGTTATAATCTTATTCCAATCAACATAATATGTACACATACGTACATTATATAGGATAACGATGtcaggggtataatgggcatccacaatacaatatatttataacaataactactttttaattttcaatttttaatattggtttcacaattaacaattataaatattctaatgcctaaaagtttatttaataaccTGTAAATCGAGTCTAATAAAGTCCAATAAGGTCTTACAAGTTAAATAAAAGTCATATGAGTTAAATAagatcctctaagttaaataaagtctaataagtttaaataagtcAGGTTATATAAGTTGAAAAACCGCACTCTACTCTATTTTGTTTAGAGTAACTCTTATGCCAGATGGTCTCACCAAAATATTTGGTAAGACCATTTAAcctttaaaattatttatttctaTTCCTATGTTAACTCATGCATAACACTTTTTACAAGATTAATTGTTGGATCACGCGCTCGCTATCCCCCAAGACATCAAAATCAAATGGCAAAACAAATCGAGTAAATAGGTAGAACAATTAGACAAGGAATACATTGTTTTCAATTGTTACCTAAATATGTTATGGTCGCTAATAATACATTACAAATAAAAGAGCTCAATTTTTGAATTGTTACGTAAATATATAATCCACACATACAAGGTTACACCAGTTATTGAAAAAACGGATAATCAGTGAAATTTTAATCAACAAAATATGCTTATGAAATAGAAAATTGCACTTTATGCGTTACAAATACCCCTCCATCAAAGGATAATAAAGTAGGTTACTTACAGTAATAGGAAATTTATCACCCAGATAATTGTTCAAAAGTGTCGTCCTCTTCATTTTCTTATGTTGAACTGTCACCCTCTTCATTTTCTTATGTTGAACTGTCACCCTCTTCATTCTCATGTCCAGCTCCAGCACTGTCGCCCTCCATTTTGATGTCCAACAATAGTTCCCTCTTCACTCTCTTCTACGGCATCCTCCGTTTCCATGGCAACTGATTATATgcatgacaggctaaagtcgtatcacctagtcaaaaataaacctaattccactaacaaggtagcaagggaagtcaggatcgtatccacagggaaacaagcgttctttctactattaaaactaaggtctaaactattgggaaacaagaaagttggttgatttgtatattaaaactaagacaataataaaagaggaataaataagatattaagaggtttagggcataggttcaccaatgaacaacaatccgggatgataaacaatattaataatcaatagAACAGTTAATTggattagcatgctctctcgaatcgatgctaatcatagacttagaattaacgggctctcgctacgtattaatcccagtTCTACCttttgacacaagcctaaacatcaaattgcatctctcgaatcttaacttgatattgctagactaatacaattagacctgcgcaaatctaatcgcatagtaaatgaaatcaatcaataggaattaaccacaataccaacaatcaacaacattcaatcatcccttcatattaattcatggattcccaaaaccctagaatataaactactcacaaatatttaatttaaacaaagcaaacatgattaatgaaaacataattaaaattgaataaagaaggaaataaataataaataccaaattgaagaacaaaggatgaaatttaaagtttgaaacttgaaagcaataataaaagtaattaacaaaagtttagagaaagaataaaaactaagcaataaactaaggtactagaaaaaaaataagatcCCAAATAATATGtctaagggctatatttatagtcttgcccaaaagtagaagaaaaaaaaccgGAAACAAAGCAAAAATCCGCGCCCAGGGGTTGTCGCGCCCGATCAGGCAAtgggccgcccgatcgggcgatctgctcgtcaaactgcacgatcctgtatcttaaaaacaccatatctccttcgttataagtcggaattaggcgagtgaccactcgttggaaagctcttgaagtctagaatccaacccaatttgaaACGCTGCATTTGGCGTTGTATAActcgagttatgatcaaaagagtggacgacattcagttttctacttctttcactattcgctttgcatgaaaattcttccaactcaatgtttgcgctctcgaaagtatataatctcttgtattgattcaaataagtaggaaatgcacaaaaatatgttaattcctacaatgatgaacctgaaactacaaacacactacaaggagcacattagtactaaaaatcgctccgaagagctcatttgagatcaaaaagtactaagggacgggggtaaaaactctatataaaacgcatatatcaatgCACCATTCAAGCACAACACTCCTTGAAAGGCCAACTGTTGGACCAATTTCCACTGAAAAGTTGGTCAATGAAGATAATGTTATACTCCAAAAGATAGTAATTTCCATTACTTTTTGAACATGCATTACACATCTCCAATTGAAACGCGCATGGATCTATGTGGAAAATTGATGCACAACAAAAAATAACCACTTCCAAATTACAAGCTGTTATTTAGGCAGATGGGTAGAATGAACTTACATAAGCAATGATAGGAGGTTGTATGAGCTGTAAGA
This sequence is a window from Spinacia oleracea cultivar Varoflay chromosome 1, BTI_SOV_V1, whole genome shotgun sequence. Protein-coding genes within it:
- the LOC110777526 gene encoding uncharacterized protein, with product MENITASEIAGLGVGTFLLCATIAAPKVDSFISSSQRSSLKMCNRCGDVKLIACKKCKGSGAVKPGGLFGLSNPMEDLFPGRFESNEGSISCVNCGAKGHFPCPQCYQSSSSSSEQ